A stretch of the Candidatus Jettenia sp. AMX2 genome encodes the following:
- the topA gene encoding type I DNA topoisomerase: MIKAKKNLVIVESPAKAKTISKFLDSSFFVRSSMGHVRDLPERKLAVDTENNFMPEYKIIPGRKKIVSELLEDSKKADTVYLASDLDREGEAIAWHLTQALQLPEKKIRRVTFIEITKDAILEAFQHPGPVNMAKVNAQQARRILDRLVGYQISPLLWKKITKRLSAGRVQSVAVRLIVEREKEIKDFKPQEYWRITAELKPAQYDDKTKDLKIFKAILQKFHNENIEIKNEQQAKNIVDELQKGEYVVSGVKKQTKRNNAPPPFTTSLLQQQASTRLQFSAKKTMLIAQQLYEGIDIGTEGTVGLITYMRTDSFHISEQALSACRDFIADKYGKNYLPDKPNIHASNKKGTQGAHEAIRPTIVEHTPESLKDFLTKDQYKLYELIWNRFVASQMKPALYAVTDIDIASGAYMFRVRGRELLFDGHTVISGQEIEKDEQILPALEKDQMLELIQLLPTQHFTQPPPRFTEASLVKTLEKMGIGRPSTYASIISTIQERGYVKQEKRAFYATELGTLVTEKLIEHFPRIMDIKFTSYMEDELDKIEDEKINWLVVLKEFYEPFKTDLEKAMEEMKSVKGTPEESGSVCTICGEPMVVRWGKHGKFLGCSAFPKCKNTVPLNETGVPAQAEVTDQTCERCGSAMVIKTSRHGKFLACSAYPGCKNTKSLNGETYRVEPTDVKCEKCDSPMVIRISKKGRFMGCSAYPKCRNIKPLPTGVKCPVEGCGGELIRRRSKKGVFFGCSRYPDCDYTSKELPDSIDIAKEG, from the coding sequence ATGATTAAAGCGAAAAAAAATCTGGTAATTGTTGAATCGCCGGCCAAGGCAAAAACCATTAGCAAGTTTCTTGATTCATCTTTTTTTGTCCGGTCATCCATGGGACATGTACGGGATTTGCCTGAACGGAAGCTGGCTGTAGACACTGAAAATAATTTTATGCCCGAGTATAAGATAATCCCAGGCCGGAAGAAGATCGTTTCTGAATTGCTTGAGGATTCAAAAAAAGCAGATACCGTTTATCTCGCATCCGACCTTGACCGTGAGGGTGAGGCGATTGCCTGGCATCTAACCCAGGCCCTTCAATTACCGGAGAAAAAAATACGCAGGGTTACTTTTATCGAAATAACAAAGGATGCCATTCTGGAGGCGTTTCAACATCCCGGCCCGGTAAACATGGCAAAAGTCAATGCCCAGCAGGCACGGCGAATACTCGATCGTCTTGTCGGTTATCAGATAAGTCCTCTTCTTTGGAAAAAAATTACAAAACGATTAAGTGCCGGGCGTGTTCAATCTGTTGCAGTCCGGCTTATTGTAGAGCGGGAGAAGGAAATTAAGGATTTTAAACCACAAGAATACTGGAGGATTACTGCTGAATTAAAACCGGCTCAATATGATGATAAGACTAAGGATCTTAAAATTTTTAAAGCGATCCTTCAAAAGTTTCATAATGAAAATATTGAAATAAAGAACGAGCAGCAGGCAAAAAATATCGTTGATGAGCTTCAGAAGGGAGAGTATGTTGTTTCCGGTGTAAAGAAGCAGACAAAACGCAATAATGCTCCTCCGCCTTTTACAACAAGCCTTTTACAACAGCAGGCATCTACCCGGCTGCAATTCAGTGCAAAAAAGACAATGCTCATTGCTCAACAGCTCTACGAAGGTATTGATATTGGCACAGAGGGCACGGTTGGACTCATTACCTATATGAGAACAGATTCTTTCCATATCTCGGAACAGGCGCTTTCCGCCTGCCGTGACTTTATTGCTGATAAGTATGGTAAAAATTATCTGCCTGACAAGCCGAATATTCATGCTTCAAATAAGAAGGGGACTCAGGGAGCCCATGAGGCAATCAGGCCTACAATCGTTGAGCATACCCCTGAATCCCTGAAGGATTTTTTAACGAAAGACCAGTATAAACTTTACGAACTTATCTGGAACCGGTTTGTTGCCAGTCAGATGAAACCGGCGCTCTATGCTGTAACTGATATTGATATTGCATCAGGGGCTTATATGTTCAGGGTCCGGGGGCGGGAATTGTTATTTGACGGACATACCGTTATTTCGGGCCAGGAGATAGAAAAGGACGAACAAATTCTTCCTGCACTGGAGAAAGATCAAATGCTTGAATTGATTCAACTGTTACCTACCCAGCATTTTACCCAGCCTCCGCCACGTTTTACAGAGGCTTCTCTTGTTAAGACACTGGAGAAAATGGGAATAGGGAGGCCGAGTACCTATGCCTCGATTATCTCTACCATACAGGAAAGGGGATACGTGAAGCAGGAGAAACGTGCCTTTTATGCTACAGAGTTGGGGACATTGGTTACTGAAAAACTTATTGAGCATTTTCCCAGGATAATGGATATAAAATTCACTTCCTATATGGAGGACGAACTAGACAAGATTGAAGATGAAAAAATTAACTGGCTTGTTGTGCTTAAGGAATTTTATGAGCCTTTTAAGACTGATTTAGAAAAAGCTATGGAGGAAATGAAAAGCGTAAAGGGGACACCCGAAGAAAGCGGCAGCGTGTGTACCATCTGTGGAGAGCCTATGGTTGTACGTTGGGGGAAGCATGGTAAGTTTTTAGGCTGTTCCGCATTCCCCAAATGTAAAAATACAGTTCCTCTGAATGAAACGGGTGTGCCCGCTCAGGCTGAGGTTACCGATCAAACATGCGAGAGATGCGGGAGTGCTATGGTGATTAAAACCAGCCGGCATGGAAAATTTCTTGCGTGTTCTGCATATCCTGGGTGTAAAAACACAAAATCTCTTAATGGTGAAACTTACAGAGTGGAACCAACGGATGTAAAGTGTGAAAAATGTGATAGCCCCATGGTTATCCGGATAAGTAAAAAAGGCCGTTTTATGGGCTGCTCGGCTTACCCGAAATGCAGGAATATCAAACCCCTTCCTACCGGTGTAAAGTGTCCTGTAGAAGGTTGTGGCGGTGAGCTGATACGGCGGAGATCGAAAAAGGGAGTTTTTTTTGGATGCAGCAGGTACCCGGACTGTGACTATACCTCAAAGGAATTGCCTGATAGTATTGATATAGCAAAAGAAGGATAA
- a CDS encoding bifunctional riboflavin kinase/FAD synthetase — MEKIYGIKELAKIPGYPVVTLGMFDGVHRGHQKIIETVRHHAATQEGKSTVITFDKHPKTVIAGKPPSFITSLEHRLVLFERLGIDYAVVLHFDTELAQMSAEDFIRKVVVDSLGTKCMIIGFNCRFGKNREGNVTLLRKLGNKCGFEVYECPPVFYKGQAISSTVIRQAILDGALEEAEEMLGRHVSILGTVVKKNGRGKILGYPTANLNLHHEVRPPRGVYGTKVHRNGQDYLALTNIGLRPTFIKEFFTSDDEPLEIEVHILDFQELIYGQDVEVQFLFKIRDERTFKTTEELKAQIEKDKEMLLKRTLTDTVIQRK, encoded by the coding sequence TTGGAAAAGATTTATGGCATAAAGGAATTAGCCAAAATACCCGGTTACCCTGTAGTGACCCTTGGTATGTTTGACGGTGTGCACCGGGGCCATCAAAAAATTATCGAAACGGTACGTCATCACGCAGCAACTCAGGAAGGCAAATCCACCGTAATAACATTTGATAAACATCCCAAAACGGTTATTGCAGGCAAACCGCCCTCTTTCATTACTTCATTAGAACACCGGCTGGTTTTGTTTGAACGGTTGGGAATCGATTATGCTGTAGTTCTTCACTTTGATACGGAGCTGGCGCAAATGTCAGCCGAAGATTTTATCCGTAAGGTAGTGGTTGATTCGCTTGGAACAAAATGCATGATAATCGGGTTTAACTGCCGTTTTGGAAAAAATCGTGAAGGTAATGTTACCCTGCTTCGTAAACTCGGTAATAAATGCGGATTTGAAGTATATGAGTGCCCACCAGTATTCTATAAGGGACAGGCTATTAGCAGTACGGTTATCCGGCAAGCTATTTTAGACGGGGCATTGGAAGAGGCGGAAGAAATGCTCGGCAGGCATGTCTCCATTCTTGGCACGGTAGTTAAAAAAAACGGCAGGGGTAAAATATTGGGTTACCCAACGGCCAACCTGAACCTTCATCATGAAGTCAGACCTCCAAGAGGCGTATACGGAACAAAAGTTCACCGCAACGGACAGGATTATCTTGCATTAACCAATATCGGCCTAAGGCCAACATTTATAAAAGAATTCTTTACCAGTGACGATGAACCATTGGAAATTGAAGTGCATATCCTTGACTTTCAAGAACTTATTTATGGGCAGGACGTTGAGGTGCAATTCCTCTTTAAAATAAGAGATGAACGTACCTTCAAAACAACCGAAGAACTCAAGGCACAGATTGAAAAAGACAAGGAAATGCTCCTTAAACGGACATTAACCGATACTGTAATACAGAGAAAATAG
- a CDS encoding DNA adenine methylase, producing the protein MLNIHSEQLVLLKNREKFPSTRFQGSKFKIADWIWEGIKDLKFQTALDAFGGTGSIAYMLKQKGKTVTYNDILKFNYHIGLALIENDTTVLSKEDILFLLTKHKGIVYPAFVTETFKDIYYTDEENRWIDMVAVNIVLLDDSYKQSMAYFALFQACIAKRPFNLFHRRNLYLRFADIKRDFGNKAMWDASFEVLFKRFAEEANCAVFCNEQRNRALNLDSFDVKGDFDLVYIDTPYISGRGIGIDYPGFYHFLEGLVHYSTWPDMIDYRSKHKKLRTRPLVWTDKNKIHAAFDQLFERFRDSIIVVSYRSDGTPSIRELTGIIRKYKRRIHEIKRKCYQYVLSKRETEEVLLVGE; encoded by the coding sequence ATGCTAAATATCCATAGTGAACAATTAGTTTTACTTAAAAATCGTGAAAAGTTTCCTTCAACCAGATTTCAGGGAAGCAAGTTTAAAATCGCAGACTGGATTTGGGAAGGGATAAAGGACCTGAAATTTCAAACGGCCCTTGATGCTTTTGGCGGAACGGGGAGTATTGCCTATATGCTGAAGCAGAAAGGAAAAACGGTTACCTACAATGATATCTTGAAATTTAACTATCATATAGGACTGGCGCTGATTGAAAATGATACTACTGTTCTTTCAAAAGAAGACATACTTTTCCTTCTTACAAAGCACAAGGGAATTGTTTATCCCGCTTTTGTAACGGAGACCTTTAAGGACATCTACTATACGGATGAGGAAAACAGATGGATTGATATGGTCGCGGTCAATATTGTATTGCTGGATGACAGCTATAAGCAATCTATGGCATATTTTGCTTTGTTTCAGGCCTGTATTGCCAAAAGACCATTTAATTTGTTTCACAGGAGGAACCTTTATTTACGATTTGCTGATATTAAGAGGGACTTTGGAAACAAGGCAATGTGGGATGCCTCTTTTGAGGTACTTTTTAAAAGATTTGCAGAGGAGGCTAACTGCGCCGTTTTTTGCAATGAGCAGAGAAACAGGGCTTTAAACCTCGACAGTTTTGACGTAAAAGGAGACTTCGACCTGGTATATATCGATACTCCGTATATTTCCGGGAGAGGGATAGGCATTGATTATCCCGGATTTTATCACTTCCTTGAAGGCTTGGTTCATTACAGTACCTGGCCTGATATGATCGATTACAGGTCAAAACACAAGAAATTAAGAACCCGGCCATTGGTCTGGACGGATAAAAACAAGATACATGCTGCATTTGATCAGCTATTCGAGAGGTTCCGTGACAGTATTATCGTTGTTTCATACCGTTCGGACGGGACCCCTTCCATTCGGGAACTTACCGGAATAATAAGGAAGTATAAACGAAGGATACATGAGATAAAACGGAAGTGTTATCAATATGTTTTGAGTAAACGTGAGACGGAGGAAGTACTCCTGGTAGGGGAGTGA
- the tatC gene encoding twin-arginine translocase subunit TatC yields MEEKTAEDRNEIEKIKMTLGAHLEELRSRILYSIIALVLLFIVCWFFKEQILEVAKRPHKIAMSKAGLPTELQVLSYQEGFYAYMKLCFITSILATYPFIVYQIWQFVSAGLYQKEKSYILRFLPVSYLAFVAGGFFGYFLLIPFGLQFLIGILGPGIQPIITMQQYISFVFMLTVALGLVFQLPLVMLLLSKIGFVSPDKFMTWRKYAILMIFIIAAIVTPPDPFTQTMTAGPMFILYELGILIARPTKKGFIFLGSVAGAGILVLAGVYFLMAYKEGEIVLLKHSGDVQYRYPGGEWEKVSGRMNFLNDVCLKTGGDGKAAVSIKKGVDVGLDVNTDMHVAGSRKILLRAGQIIVSSKVSNVILEIDTVNGQIRMKHGTVNIRATDYHTVVTAVKDDATLFIEYEEKKLLEGRQYKMSIGGELADIDTAINWSEGIIKREDLQK; encoded by the coding sequence GTGGAAGAGAAGACTGCAGAAGACAGGAATGAAATTGAAAAAATAAAAATGACGTTGGGTGCGCACCTTGAGGAATTACGAAGCAGGATTCTGTATTCCATCATTGCTCTTGTCCTGCTCTTTATCGTGTGCTGGTTTTTCAAGGAACAGATTCTGGAAGTTGCCAAAAGACCCCATAAAATTGCCATGAGTAAAGCGGGTCTTCCAACAGAATTACAGGTTTTGAGTTACCAGGAGGGTTTTTATGCCTACATGAAATTATGCTTTATTACCTCGATTCTTGCAACATATCCCTTTATTGTTTACCAGATATGGCAGTTTGTCAGTGCAGGGCTTTATCAAAAAGAGAAGAGCTACATCCTCAGATTTCTTCCGGTATCATACCTGGCATTTGTGGCTGGAGGGTTTTTCGGGTATTTTTTATTAATCCCGTTTGGCCTGCAATTTCTGATCGGCATCCTTGGGCCGGGTATACAGCCAATTATTACCATGCAGCAGTATATATCATTTGTTTTTATGCTGACGGTGGCTCTGGGATTGGTGTTTCAATTGCCTCTTGTGATGCTGCTCCTGTCAAAGATCGGTTTTGTTTCTCCGGATAAATTTATGACATGGAGAAAATATGCTATTTTGATGATATTTATCATTGCCGCGATTGTTACCCCACCCGATCCGTTTACCCAAACCATGACAGCCGGGCCTATGTTTATTCTTTACGAATTGGGAATACTGATCGCGCGGCCCACAAAAAAAGGGTTTATTTTCCTTGGCTCTGTTGCAGGGGCAGGAATACTTGTTTTAGCCGGTGTTTATTTCCTGATGGCATACAAGGAGGGAGAAATTGTTCTTTTGAAACACTCCGGGGATGTTCAGTACAGGTATCCCGGCGGTGAGTGGGAGAAGGTATCGGGCCGCATGAATTTTCTGAATGACGTTTGTTTGAAGACAGGCGGTGATGGGAAAGCGGCCGTGTCCATAAAAAAAGGGGTTGATGTGGGGCTGGATGTGAATACCGATATGCATGTTGCAGGGAGCCGGAAAATCCTGCTGAGGGCCGGTCAAATCATCGTTTCCAGCAAGGTTTCAAATGTGATACTGGAAATTGATACTGTTAACGGGCAAATACGGATGAAGCATGGCACAGTAAACATTCGTGCAACAGATTATCATACTGTCGTAACTGCTGTGAAAGATGATGCGACGTTGTTCATTGAATACGAAGAGAAGAAGTTATTGGAGGGGCGGCAGTATAAGATGTCTATAGGCGGAGAACTTGCAGATATTGATACGGCCATTAATTGGTCCGAGGGGATAATAAAAAGAGAAGATTTACAAAAGTGA
- the ribE gene encoding 6,7-dimethyl-8-ribityllumazine synthase, which translates to MGAEFQGSLLGAGKSFGIIVSRFNNFITKRLLEGAIDCLVRHGVKDEHIDVFWVPGSYEIPYAALKVAQNNSYDAIICLGAIIRGETAHFDYIASESAKGIAHAGLSTGIPAIYGVITTETLEQAIDRAGAKAGNKGAEAALSAIEMANLFDQIHAGIKSIKKG; encoded by the coding sequence ATGGGTGCTGAATTCCAGGGAAGCCTGCTCGGCGCAGGAAAAAGTTTTGGAATTATTGTTAGCCGGTTTAATAATTTTATAACAAAGCGCTTATTAGAAGGGGCAATAGATTGCCTGGTAAGACACGGCGTAAAAGACGAGCATATTGATGTTTTCTGGGTACCGGGTTCTTACGAGATACCCTATGCAGCCCTTAAGGTTGCGCAGAATAATAGCTATGATGCAATAATCTGCTTAGGTGCGATAATACGGGGCGAAACTGCCCACTTCGATTATATTGCAAGTGAATCCGCAAAGGGTATTGCCCATGCAGGGCTATCTACCGGTATTCCAGCCATTTATGGTGTTATTACTACAGAAACATTGGAACAAGCCATAGACCGGGCAGGTGCAAAGGCAGGAAATAAAGGAGCAGAAGCTGCTTTGTCAGCCATAGAAATGGCAAACCTTTTTGATCAAATACACGCCGGTATAAAATCCATAAAAAAAGGATAA
- the nusB gene encoding transcription antitermination factor NusB, with protein sequence MRNRTIARELALQALYQLDLRGNEIFDEIKTFCRNSTEKQDICEFALLLIDGCRSHLREIDEKISSVTEHWELNRMAVIDKNILRLGVYELLYREDIPPKVSINEAIELAKKFSTKNSGIFVNGILDRIYTQFGNGKLREKKYGSLLYDVPQIQYGNSDLHIHSTYSDGTYTPEEIVDEAIRLGVSTISITDHDTTKGVDLAIRYGEKKNLIIIPGIEISSYQSPSEIHILGYFIDTRNASLQKILKQAHEDRRKRIHLIAEKLRSLNINIDPDEILALAGLGSPGRMHVAEALWKHNYCSTILEAFAKYISDSGPAYVPKKTLTPRQAIEIIREAKGVAVLAHPGLTQKDHLIEELVKYGLQGIEIYYPSHSSQDIKKYSKLAEKYNLAATGGSDFHGERKIDTPIAKVTIPGDLVKKLRQKCPP encoded by the coding sequence ATGCGTAACCGAACAATTGCCCGCGAACTGGCCCTTCAAGCCCTCTATCAACTTGACCTGCGTGGTAACGAAATTTTCGATGAAATCAAGACGTTCTGCAGAAACAGTACAGAAAAACAGGATATCTGTGAATTCGCCCTCTTGCTTATCGATGGCTGCCGGTCACATCTCCGGGAAATCGATGAAAAAATATCAAGCGTTACCGAACACTGGGAACTGAACCGTATGGCAGTTATTGATAAAAACATCCTGCGTCTGGGTGTCTACGAACTGTTATACAGGGAAGACATTCCGCCAAAAGTTTCCATTAACGAAGCCATTGAACTTGCAAAAAAATTCAGTACAAAAAATTCAGGAATTTTTGTAAATGGAATTTTAGACAGGATCTATACTCAGTTTGGAAATGGAAAGTTAAGAGAAAAAAAATACGGTTCCCTCCTTTACGATGTACCACAAATACAATACGGTAATTCTGACCTTCATATCCACTCAACGTATTCAGACGGCACCTATACGCCAGAAGAAATTGTTGACGAGGCAATTCGTCTCGGCGTTTCTACCATATCAATTACCGATCATGATACAACAAAAGGTGTTGATCTTGCAATCCGCTACGGAGAGAAGAAAAATCTTATTATTATCCCGGGTATAGAAATCTCTTCGTACCAGTCCCCTTCCGAGATTCATATTCTTGGATATTTTATTGACACCCGCAACGCTTCCTTGCAAAAAATATTAAAACAGGCTCATGAAGACAGGAGAAAACGTATTCACCTTATTGCAGAAAAATTACGCAGCCTGAATATCAACATTGATCCGGATGAAATTTTAGCATTGGCAGGCCTGGGATCCCCGGGGAGGATGCATGTTGCGGAAGCATTGTGGAAGCATAATTATTGCAGCACCATCCTGGAGGCGTTTGCAAAATATATAAGCGACAGCGGCCCCGCATACGTTCCGAAAAAAACACTGACCCCCCGGCAGGCAATAGAAATAATCAGAGAAGCAAAAGGGGTAGCGGTTCTTGCACATCCGGGATTAACACAGAAAGACCATCTTATTGAAGAGTTGGTAAAATATGGTTTGCAGGGAATAGAAATATACTATCCATCACACTCATCACAGGATATAAAGAAATACAGCAAACTTGCAGAAAAATATAATCTGGCTGCAACAGGAGGGTCAGACTTCCATGGAGAAAGAAAAATAGATACCCCTATCGCAAAAGTCACTATACCAGGCGACCTGGTTAAAAAACTGAGACAAAAATGTCCGCCCTGA
- the ftsY gene encoding signal recognition particle-docking protein FtsY: MSDKKKELPQLKKIKKIVKKKRRNILYRFWHGSIEPRKTVVYEGDTIKLVPLPPETIYEEYFEEQIVIIEETLAAEVIPEEKTLPVSPEVADSPDAPDKQPPEIRKAASECITEKTSAPSDTAVIETENGILAIPEATLGEDRESQYSTPLTTATIEEKVKKPAPPFKKPPVTKEKASEKLKKGLEKTRSRFWSRLKNIFTFKRKIDESVLEELEDVLIGADIGVRPVQILIQKLQKAWKSKTITETSEIHDFIKQILIEDLRSWNITINYAATPPTVIMVVGVNGVGKTTSIAKLANLLIRNGKKVMVAASDTFRAAAVDQLEIWSKRIGADIVKHQTGSDPAAVAYDALEASLSRGIDVLIVDTAGRLHTHENLMNELGKIKRVISRKIPDAPHEVLLVLDATTGQNAVSQAKMFKKVVDVTGIFLAKIDGTAKGGVILGMRNEINIPVKFIGLGEKADDIEQFDADAFVNALFEQ; encoded by the coding sequence ATGTCTGACAAGAAAAAAGAATTACCACAATTAAAAAAAATAAAGAAAATTGTAAAGAAAAAACGCCGGAATATTTTATACCGGTTCTGGCACGGTTCGATAGAACCACGGAAAACGGTTGTTTACGAAGGTGATACCATAAAATTAGTCCCTTTGCCACCGGAAACTATCTATGAAGAATACTTTGAAGAGCAGATAGTAATCATAGAAGAAACTCTTGCTGCTGAAGTCATCCCGGAAGAAAAGACACTCCCTGTTTCACCGGAAGTGGCGGATAGTCCGGATGCGCCAGACAAACAACCTCCGGAGATAAGGAAAGCCGCAAGTGAATGCATTACGGAAAAGACTTCAGCTCCATCCGATACTGCCGTAATAGAAACGGAAAACGGTATTCTTGCCATCCCGGAAGCAACCCTTGGCGAAGACAGGGAGAGCCAGTACTCAACACCTTTAACAACTGCTACCATAGAGGAAAAGGTGAAAAAGCCGGCTCCGCCTTTTAAAAAACCCCCGGTCACAAAAGAGAAGGCATCTGAAAAACTTAAAAAAGGGCTGGAAAAAACCCGCAGCCGCTTCTGGTCACGGTTAAAAAATATCTTTACGTTCAAAAGAAAGATTGATGAATCTGTGCTGGAGGAACTGGAAGATGTCCTCATTGGCGCAGATATCGGTGTAAGACCGGTTCAAATACTCATACAAAAACTTCAGAAAGCGTGGAAATCCAAAACCATAACCGAAACTTCGGAAATACATGATTTTATCAAACAAATATTGATAGAGGATTTGCGTTCCTGGAATATTACTATCAACTACGCAGCAACACCTCCTACGGTCATTATGGTTGTTGGAGTAAACGGGGTAGGGAAAACAACATCCATAGCAAAGCTTGCGAACCTTCTTATCAGGAATGGTAAAAAGGTTATGGTTGCAGCAAGCGATACCTTTCGGGCTGCTGCTGTTGATCAGCTCGAAATATGGAGTAAGCGCATCGGAGCTGATATCGTAAAGCACCAGACAGGTTCGGATCCTGCCGCCGTTGCCTACGATGCACTGGAAGCCAGCCTGTCGAGAGGTATTGATGTACTTATCGTAGATACTGCCGGGCGTTTACATACTCATGAAAACCTTATGAATGAACTGGGTAAGATTAAGCGGGTTATTTCCAGGAAGATTCCCGATGCGCCTCACGAAGTGCTGCTTGTTCTCGATGCAACAACCGGGCAAAACGCCGTTTCACAGGCAAAGATGTTTAAAAAGGTAGTGGACGTCACAGGAATATTCCTTGCCAAAATTGATGGTACGGCAAAGGGCGGTGTTATCCTGGGCATGCGTAACGAAATAAATATCCCGGTAAAGTTTATCGGATTGGGAGAAAAAGCAGACGACATTGAACAATTTGACGCTGACGCATTTGTAAATGCACTGTTTGAACAATAG
- a CDS encoding succinate dehydrogenase iron-sulfur subunit, which yields MIEKDTILFRIFRFDPVHDKEHSFREYRVPFTRKDQTVLEALFYIQQRLDDSLAFRSSCMAGICGSCAMHINGKYRLACNTLVSGLKSKTVTIRPLARMPVHKDLFVDMKPFWEKYEYIKPYIIPGKPLSAPGEQLQTTGERSKIDALIDCILCACCHSSCPVTASHEKYPGPMALLQTDRFLSDTRDRAGNERLAMVNDEHGVWRCHTVFNCQEVCPKRLDPSGSIAKIKTEIIKNNV from the coding sequence ATGATAGAAAAAGATACCATTCTCTTCCGTATATTTCGTTTCGATCCGGTACATGATAAAGAGCATTCCTTCCGGGAATACAGGGTGCCCTTTACACGGAAAGATCAGACGGTGCTGGAAGCGCTCTTTTATATTCAGCAAAGACTGGACGATTCACTGGCTTTCCGGTCCTCCTGCATGGCCGGAATCTGTGGCTCCTGTGCTATGCATATTAATGGAAAATATCGTCTGGCATGTAATACATTGGTTTCAGGACTTAAATCAAAAACCGTTACCATCCGTCCCCTGGCACGCATGCCCGTCCATAAAGACCTTTTTGTGGATATGAAACCCTTCTGGGAAAAATACGAGTATATTAAACCTTATATAATTCCCGGTAAACCCTTATCAGCGCCCGGTGAACAGCTACAAACAACCGGTGAGCGTTCAAAAATTGATGCCTTAATTGACTGTATCCTGTGTGCATGCTGCCATTCATCATGTCCCGTTACCGCATCACATGAGAAATATCCGGGACCAATGGCCCTTCTCCAGACAGACCGGTTCCTGTCTGATACGAGGGACCGTGCTGGAAACGAACGGCTGGCAATGGTAAATGATGAACATGGGGTATGGCGTTGCCACACGGTCTTTAATTGCCAGGAAGTTTGCCCCAAGAGGTTAGATCCATCCGGTTCTATCGCAAAGATAAAGACGGAAATTATTAAAAATAACGTGTAA
- a CDS encoding TIGR00730 family Rossman fold protein, with translation MKNNNSIKRICVFCGSRPGTRRAYADMARKLGKTIVSQGMGLVYGGGSVGLMGIIANAVLKEHGEVIGVIPRSLSAREIVHPALTELRFVSGMHERKAIMAELSDAFIAMPGGFGTFDEFFEIVTWAQLDLHTKPIGLLNVEQYFNLLLAFFNHVQEECFIQAKHRELIITSDDPEELLNELMLCKNKQ, from the coding sequence GTGAAAAATAACAATTCCATAAAACGTATTTGTGTGTTTTGCGGTTCCAGGCCAGGAACACGCCGTGCATATGCCGATATGGCTCGAAAATTAGGCAAAACCATTGTCTCACAGGGAATGGGACTTGTTTACGGCGGAGGAAGTGTCGGTTTAATGGGGATTATCGCGAATGCTGTCCTGAAAGAACATGGTGAAGTTATTGGAGTAATCCCCCGGTCTCTCTCTGCCAGAGAAATTGTCCATCCAGCTCTGACAGAACTCCGGTTTGTATCCGGCATGCACGAACGAAAAGCCATTATGGCAGAACTATCTGATGCATTTATTGCAATGCCTGGCGGTTTTGGAACCTTTGATGAGTTTTTTGAAATCGTCACCTGGGCACAACTGGACTTGCATACAAAGCCAATAGGTTTGTTAAATGTCGAACAATATTTTAATCTGTTATTGGCATTCTTTAATCATGTACAGGAAGAATGTTTTATACAGGCAAAACACCGGGAACTCATCATAACATCCGATGACCCGGAGGAATTGTTAAATGAACTGATGCTCTGTAAAAACAAACAATAA